Within Candidatus Dadabacteria bacterium, the genomic segment GGGTGAGTGAAGGATTTACCAAGGTACTTCGCATAACCGGTACGGGTTACAAGGCGGATCTCTTGGGGAAAGCAGGACTCAGGTTTTCACTCGGTTACTCACACCCGGTTGATTTTTCACTTCCCCAGGGCGTAGAAGCGACCGTGGAGGAACGGGGCACCTTGCTCTCGCTTCATGGAATTGACAAGCAGCTCGTGGGAGAGACCGCGGCACGCATAAGGAAGATAAGACCACCCGATTCCTATAAGGGCAAGGGTGTTCGTTACGAAGGTGAGAAGTTGAAGCTTAAACCCGGAAAAGCTGGAGCGGCTACTAAGTAATGATAAAAAAGAAAAGCAGAAATCTGGCGCGTAAAAGAAGACACCTTGCTGTGAGGAAAAAGATAAACGGCACCGCGGAGATTCCCAGGGTTTCCGTTTTCCGCTCGGCAAGGCATATATACGCCCAACTAATAGATGATACCGCAGAAGTCACCCTTCTTCAGGCATCAACGATGTTTTCTGAGACGAAAAAGAGATTGTCTGCTGAGAACATGAAGAAAACCGAGGTTGCCAAAGAGGTCGGAAAGCATCTCGGGGAGATGGCTGTTCAGAAGGGCATAACCAGGGTGCGTTTCGACAGAGGGGGTTACGCTTACCACGGAAGGATAAAGTCGCTTGCCGACGGGATCCGCGAGGCGGGAGTGGAGTTTTAGGAGAAAAATTAAAGGAGGCTTTGGTTTTGGCAGAGGAGAGAATAAATCCGGCAGAACTTGAATTGCAAGAAAAAGTGGTTCACATAAGGAGGGTCGCTAAGGTGACCAAGGGTGGGAAAAGATTCCACTTTACTGTTCTTGCCGTGGTCGGAAACTCCGACGGAATTGTGGGAGCCGGACTGGGAAAATCGAATGAGGTTCCTGATGCCGTAAGAAAGGCGGTTGAAAAAGCAAAGAAAACTCTAATAAGGGTGCCGCGCAACGGCGCCACCATACCGCACGGAATTCACACGGAATATGTGTCAAGCAAGGTTATGCTCCTGCCTGCTGCCCCGGGTACGGGCGTTATAGCGGGTGGTGCAGTGCGAGCGGTGGTCGAACTTGCCGGCATACACGATGTTCTCTCGAAAGTTGTCGGATCAAGGAATCCGCTTAATGTTGTTATGGCGGTTGTAAAGGGACTCTCGGAACTGCAGGTTCCCGAAGAAATCGCGAAGACGAGGAACAAGGAGATAAAGGACCTCGATCTTCCCAATTACTATGATGCGGCGCAGTAGAACGCGCGCTTAACAGTGGAGTGCAAAAGGAAATGTTAAACGAACTTTCGCCGGTTAAGGGATCTAAAACAAAAAGAAAAAGGGTAGGAAGAGGTGCGGGTTCCCAAGGGAAAACCAGCGGAAGAGGGCACAAGGGCCAAGGATCCCGTTCGGGGAAAGGGGTATCCAGATGGTTTGAAGGCGGTCAGACTCCACTCAAAATGAGAAGCCCGAAAAGGGGCTTTACAAACATATTCAAAAAACAGTACGACATAGTTAACTTGAAGGATCTTGAGCGTTTTGCGGATGCGGAGTCGGTTACGATCCAGACGCTTGCCGAGGCGGGAATAGTAAGCGGCAAAAAACCCGTAAAACTCCTGGCTACCGGCGAGATTGCCTCGGCGCTCTCCATAACGGTTAATGCCTGCAGTGAGGCGGCCGCGCGCAAGATAAACGACGCGGGAGGAAAAGTGGAGATAGTATGAGCAGTAATGTCGCGTCACTTCCCAGGATTCCGGAGCTTAACAGGAAGCTGCTTTTTACAGCCGCAATGCTCATTGTTTACAGGGCAGGGGTTTTCGTTCCGATTCCGGGAATCGATCCGGACCAGATTGCCAAGATGTTCGAGCAGACCCGCGGCACGATATTCGACATACTTAACATGTTTTCCGGGGGAGCACTTGAGCAGGCGTCAATTTTTGCCCTGGGGGTTATGCCCTACATTACCGCCTCAATCATCATGTCGCTTCTGGTAAAGGCCTTCCCTTCACTTGAAGCAATGCAGAAAGAAGGTGACGCCGGAAGGAGAAGAATAAATCAGTACACAAGGTACGGCACCGTTCTTATATGTCTCGTTCAGGGCTTTATGCTTGCGGTTACCCTTGAGCGCGGCGGGGTAGGAGCGGCCACTGTCGGAAGTGCCGTTACGGACCCCGGTCTGATGTTCAAGGTTACGGCAGTTCTCACGCTCACCGCGGGCGGACTTTTTGTTATGTGGCTTGGAGAGCAGATAACAGAGAATGGAATCGGAAACGGGGTATCTCTTCTTATCGCCGCATCGATAATCGCCAGTATTCCCGGGGCGTTCTGGAACCTCTCAAGGCTCGTTGGCACGGGTGAGATTACCGTTTTGGGGGTTTTGCTTATTTTTATTTTCCTAGGGTTTCTTATGGGCCTTATAGTTTACTTTGAGCGTTCCTACCGGAAAATACCGGTTCAGTACCCCAGAAGGGTCGTAGGGAGGAAGGTAATGGGAGGGCAGAGTTCCCATCTGCCTCTTAAAACCAATCCTTCGGGGGTCATTCCTCCGATCTTCGCTTCTTCGATCCTTATTTTCCCCGCTACGATTGTTACGTTTGCCGATGTTCCGGCTATTCGCACCTTCTCTGACCTTGTGTTTCAAAACGTGTTCGTATACAACCTGATCTTTGCAATACTCATAATATTCTTTGCCTTCTTCTATACTTCAATAATTTACGACCCGGACGATCTCTCGGATAACCTGAGGAAAAACGGCGGAAACATACCGGGAATAAGGCCGGGCAGAAAGACATCGGAGTACATAGGCAATGTGCTCGGAAAAATTACTTTTATAGGGGCTATATACGTGGCGGCGGTCTGCGTGTTGCCGGCGTTTCTTGAGAGAGAACCTTTTAATCTGCCGTTTTACTTCGGAGGCGTGTCACTTCTTATCGTAATAGGAGTAACACTTGATTTCATGCAGCAGATCGAATCTTTTCTGATAACTCACAGTTATGAAGGATTTATAAAGAAGAGGGGAATGAAGGAACCCCAGAGGTACAGATTCTGACGCAAGGGAGAATACCAAAGACTATGAGATTGATACTGTTTGGGCCGCCAGGGGCTGGAAAGGGAACGCAGGCTGATTTCATCAGGGAAAAATACGAGGTTGAGCATATATCGACTGGTGATGTGCTGCGTGAAGCCATGAAAAACGAGACTGAAGTTGGGCTTTACGCTAAGTCGTTCATGGACAAGGGAGAGCTTGTACCTGATGAAGTCGTGACGGAAATAATAAGACAGAAAATATCTGCGATTGGCGAGAGAGGTTTTATGCTTGACGGTTTTCCTAGAACTCTGGAGCAGGCAAGATCTCTTAACGGTATTCTCACTGATGCCGGAATCGGCATTGACGCAGTTATTTCCCTCGAGGTTCCCGACGAAGAAGTTGTGCAGCGAATAACCAAACGCCAGAAAATAGAGGGCAGGCGGGACGACACAGAGGATGTGATAAGGAACAGACTTAGAGTTTACAAGGATCAGACATCTCCTCTTAAGGATTTTTACGAAAAAACCGGCGTTCTGCGTGCAGTTGAGGGAATAGGACAGATATCGGATATCGCCGGGAGAATAGACGGTGTGCTGAAGCGGTTGCAATAATGATTCGCTTGAAGAACAGAGAAGAGCTTAAACGCATGAGGGCTGCTGGCAGGGTGGTTTCCGAAGTGCTTATGAGGCTTGAGGAAGAGGCAAAGGAAGGAGTGACCACCTGGGAGCTTAACGAGATTGCGGAAAGAATGTGCGCAACAGGAGGCTTTAAGCCTGCTTTTAAAGGTTACGCAAATTATCCAGCGTCGGTGTGCTTTGCCCTTAACGAAGAGATAGTGCACGGTATTCCCTCGAAGAAAAAGGTGCTTAAGGACGGGGACATAGTAGGAATAGATTTCGGAGTACTGCTGGACGGTTATTACGCCGACTCGGCAATAACGGTTGCGGTCGGTAAAATCCGTCCTGTTGCCGAAAAACTGCTTCGGGTTACTAGGGATTCCCTCTATAGGGGCATAGACATGGTGAAAAGTTCAAACAGAGTTCTGGATATATCAAAAGAGATACAGACCTATGTTGAAAATGAGGGTTTTTCTATAGTCAGAGATTTTGTTGGTCACGGAATAGGCAGGGAACTTCACGAGGAGCCGCAAGTGCCGAATTTTATTCCTCCGAATGGTAAAGGAGGAGGAATAAGACTTCGTTCTGGAATGGTTATGGCCATAGAACCTATGGTAAACGAGGGGTCGGAGAAAACGAAGATACTCGAAGACGGGTGGACGGCGGTTACTTATGATGGTAAACTTTCCGCTCATTTTGAGCATACTGTGGCCCTTACGGATAACGGCCCTGAAATTCTTACCGAAAGGATTCACTAGGAACGGGTGATGGAGAAAGAAGAGAAAATAGAGTTTGAAGGAACTATAACCAAAGCTTTGCCCAATGCGATGTTCATGGTCGAGATAGAGAACAATCACGAGGTGCTGGCTTATGTGTCCGGTAAAATGAGAACCAGATTCATAAGGATACTTCCTGGAGACAGGGTAAAACTTGAGATATCTCCCTACGATCTTACGAAGGGAAGGATTACCTACAGGCTCAAAAAATAAACAGGGGGACGGAAGCAAGGTGAAAGTTAGGGCATCGGTAAAAAAAATATGCGACAAGTGCAAGATAATCAGACGCAAGGGAGTTGTGCGCGTGATCTGCGTTAACAAAAGATGCAAGCAGAGACAAGGATAGCGCCGAGGAGGATATGCCTTAATGCCTAGAATAGCAGGTGTTGATATACCGCTTAACAAAAGAGTAGAGGTAGGTCTTACGTATATCTACGGTATAGGTAGGGCGACTTCAAACGTTATACTCGATAAGGCCGGTATAGATATAAACAAAAAATCAGGGGATCTTGACGATCAGGAAGTAACAAAACTGCGGACGATAATTGAAGGCGAGTACACCGTTGAGGGAGACCTGAGAAAGGAGGTCCAACTCAACATAAAGCGCCTAATAGAGATAGGTTGCTACAGGGGTATTAGACACAGGACGGGACTTCCGGTAAGGGGACAGAAAACCAAGTCGAACGCAAGAACGAGAAAGGGTCGCAGGGGTACAGCGATAGCGAAGAAGAAAAAAGCCGGTAAATAAGGGTTTTTGCAGATGAGCAGAAAATTCACAAAGAAGAAAACAAAGAAATTTGTCGAACATGGAGTGGTCAACATACAGGCTACTTTTAACAACACTATAGTCACAATCAGCGATATGAATGGAAACGTCATAGCTTGGTCAAGCGGTGGCAACAGGGGGTTTAAGGGCACTAGGAAGGGGACGCCGTTTGCGGCCCAGGTGGCGGCGGATGACGCATCGAAAAAGGCAAAGACCTTTGGGCTGAAGTCAGCTAATGTTTACGTGAGCGGTCCCGGTCCCGGAAGGGAGCCGGCGATAAGAGCCGTTCAGGCTGCTGGGGTGAAAGTGATGATGATAAAGGATGTCACCCCGATTCCCCATAATGGTTGCAGACCACCTGGAAGAAGAAGGGTGTAGGCATTATGGGAGAGATCATGTTCACGTTGTTTTCGAGGAGGAAGAAGGTAATTGGCCAGGTATAGAGGACCATCTTGCAAGCTTTGCAGAAGAGAGGGCGAACAGCTTTTTCTTAAGGGTGCTAGGTGTTATACGTCAAAATGTGCCATACAGAAAAGGCCTAACCGTGGACCTGGAGTTCACGGGGCCGCAATTGGCCGTTCGAAGTTCTCCGATTACGGAATAAGATTGAGGGAAAAACAAAAGGTTAAGCGTATTTACGGGTTGACCGAAAAACAGTTCAGCCGTTATTTTGCCGAGGCTGCGAGGAGAAGCGGAGTGACTGGCGCAATGCTCATACTGCTTCTTGAGAGAAGGCTTGACAATGTGGTCTACCGTCTCGGGTTTGCGAGTTCTCGCAACGAGGCCAGACACTTAGTCTGGCTTGGACATGTTCTCGTGGACGGCAAGAGAGTCAACATTCCCTCTTTCAGCGTTGAGCAGGGAAACAAAATAGAAATCAAGGCAAAAACCAGAAGTAACCCGCACGTTAATCAGTCTCTTGAAGGTCTTGAGAGAAGGGGTTTTCCCCAGTGGCTCGAGCTTGACAGGGAAAATTACAGCGGAGTTGTAACCAAGCTTCCCGAGAGAGAGGACGTGACGGTTCCCATAGATGAACAGTTGATCGTTGAGTTTTACTCAAGAGTTTAGAAAAGCCTGGCACACACGGAGGTGTGAAACTTGGAGAATTTTCAGAAAAACTGGAGAGATTTGCAATATCCCAAAGCGCTTGAAAAAGACGAGCAGGTATCAACTCCTTTCTACAGCAAATTTATCTGCGAGCCTCTTGAACCGGGTTACGGTATTACCCTTGGTAACGCGCTTAGAAGGGTTCTCTTGTCCTCGATACAGGGTCCCGCTATTACCGCTGTCAAGATAGACAAAGTACGGCACGAATTTTCTACCATACCGGGAGTTATGGAAGATGTTACTGAGATCATACTGAACCTTAAGAACGTGGATCTCAAAATGCATACTTACGATCCGCAGACAGTAATTCTGAAAGCGGAGGGCCCGGCAGAAGTCAAGGCGTCCGACATAGAAACGACCCACATGGTGGAAGTGGTTAACGGCGAACAGCATATAGCAACCTTGGGGGATGACGCGAAGCTTGAAATGGAACTGACAGTGAAGATGGGAAGCGGTTACGAGCCAGTATCGA encodes:
- the rplF gene encoding 50S ribosomal protein L6; the encoded protein is MSRIGTKPVVIPDGVTATPRQGAIEIKGPKGSLEVTVPEGIKAVLENGTVVVSRQSEEKRIKSFHGLTRSLINNSVIGVSEGFTKVLRITGTGYKADLLGKAGLRFSLGYSHPVDFSLPQGVEATVEERGTLLSLHGIDKQLVGETAARIRKIRPPDSYKGKGVRYEGEKLKLKPGKAGAATK
- the rpsM gene encoding 30S ribosomal protein S13 → MPRIAGVDIPLNKRVEVGLTYIYGIGRATSNVILDKAGIDINKKSGDLDDQEVTKLRTIIEGEYTVEGDLRKEVQLNIKRLIEIGCYRGIRHRTGLPVRGQKTKSNARTRKGRRGTAIAKKKKAGK
- the infA gene encoding translation initiation factor IF-1, producing MEKEEKIEFEGTITKALPNAMFMVEIENNHEVLAYVSGKMRTRFIRILPGDRVKLEISPYDLTKGRITYRLKK
- the rplO gene encoding 50S ribosomal protein L15, translating into MLNELSPVKGSKTKRKRVGRGAGSQGKTSGRGHKGQGSRSGKGVSRWFEGGQTPLKMRSPKRGFTNIFKKQYDIVNLKDLERFADAESVTIQTLAEAGIVSGKKPVKLLATGEIASALSITVNACSEAAARKINDAGGKVEIV
- the rpsE gene encoding 30S ribosomal protein S5; amino-acid sequence: MAEERINPAELELQEKVVHIRRVAKVTKGGKRFHFTVLAVVGNSDGIVGAGLGKSNEVPDAVRKAVEKAKKTLIRVPRNGATIPHGIHTEYVSSKVMLLPAAPGTGVIAGGAVRAVVELAGIHDVLSKVVGSRNPLNVVMAVVKGLSELQVPEEIAKTRNKEIKDLDLPNYYDAAQ
- the secY gene encoding preprotein translocase subunit SecY, with the translated sequence MSSNVASLPRIPELNRKLLFTAAMLIVYRAGVFVPIPGIDPDQIAKMFEQTRGTIFDILNMFSGGALEQASIFALGVMPYITASIIMSLLVKAFPSLEAMQKEGDAGRRRINQYTRYGTVLICLVQGFMLAVTLERGGVGAATVGSAVTDPGLMFKVTAVLTLTAGGLFVMWLGEQITENGIGNGVSLLIAASIIASIPGAFWNLSRLVGTGEITVLGVLLIFIFLGFLMGLIVYFERSYRKIPVQYPRRVVGRKVMGGQSSHLPLKTNPSGVIPPIFASSILIFPATIVTFADVPAIRTFSDLVFQNVFVYNLIFAILIIFFAFFYTSIIYDPDDLSDNLRKNGGNIPGIRPGRKTSEYIGNVLGKITFIGAIYVAAVCVLPAFLEREPFNLPFYFGGVSLLIVIGVTLDFMQQIESFLITHSYEGFIKKRGMKEPQRYRF
- a CDS encoding adenylate kinase translates to MRLILFGPPGAGKGTQADFIREKYEVEHISTGDVLREAMKNETEVGLYAKSFMDKGELVPDEVVTEIIRQKISAIGERGFMLDGFPRTLEQARSLNGILTDAGIGIDAVISLEVPDEEVVQRITKRQKIEGRRDDTEDVIRNRLRVYKDQTSPLKDFYEKTGVLRAVEGIGQISDIAGRIDGVLKRLQ
- the map gene encoding type I methionyl aminopeptidase, with translation MIRLKNREELKRMRAAGRVVSEVLMRLEEEAKEGVTTWELNEIAERMCATGGFKPAFKGYANYPASVCFALNEEIVHGIPSKKKVLKDGDIVGIDFGVLLDGYYADSAITVAVGKIRPVAEKLLRVTRDSLYRGIDMVKSSNRVLDISKEIQTYVENEGFSIVRDFVGHGIGRELHEEPQVPNFIPPNGKGGGIRLRSGMVMAIEPMVNEGSEKTKILEDGWTAVTYDGKLSAHFEHTVALTDNGPEILTERIH
- the rpmJ gene encoding 50S ribosomal protein L36; the encoded protein is MKVRASVKKICDKCKIIRRKGVVRVICVNKRCKQRQG
- the rpsK gene encoding 30S ribosomal protein S11, coding for MSRKFTKKKTKKFVEHGVVNIQATFNNTIVTISDMNGNVIAWSSGGNRGFKGTRKGTPFAAQVAADDASKKAKTFGLKSANVYVSGPGPGREPAIRAVQAAGVKVMMIKDVTPIPHNGCRPPGRRRV
- the rpsD gene encoding 30S ribosomal protein S4 produces the protein MARYRGPSCKLCRREGEQLFLKGARCYTSKCAIQKRPNRGPGVHGAAIGRSKFSDYGIRLREKQKVKRIYGLTEKQFSRYFAEAARRSGVTGAMLILLLERRLDNVVYRLGFASSRNEARHLVWLGHVLVDGKRVNIPSFSVEQGNKIEIKAKTRSNPHVNQSLEGLERRGFPQWLELDRENYSGVVTKLPEREDVTVPIDEQLIVEFYSRV
- the rplR gene encoding 50S ribosomal protein L18; amino-acid sequence: MIKKKSRNLARKRRHLAVRKKINGTAEIPRVSVFRSARHIYAQLIDDTAEVTLLQASTMFSETKKRLSAENMKKTEVAKEVGKHLGEMAVQKGITRVRFDRGGYAYHGRIKSLADGIREAGVEF